From Paenibacillus physcomitrellae, the proteins below share one genomic window:
- a CDS encoding glucose-1-phosphate adenylyltransferase translates to MSNKQCIAMLLAGGEGRRLSPLTSSQAKPAVPFGSRYRIIDFPLSNCVNSGIDTIGVLTQYEADSLHNHIGDGTAWGLGTKENGGIALLPSYQTGSDEYLGTADAIYKNMEYIDRQNPENVLVLSGDHIYHMDYRQMLEAHLKSGAPATISVMPVPWEEAHRFGVMVTDDQYRITEFAEKPEKPQSNLASMGIYLFKWSYLKQHLIEDASDDKSSHDFGKDVIPKMLAGEATLQAYPFKGYWRDVGTVGSLWEAHMDLLCEESDWKLHKEAWPMYTNESASDLKTSKHSGIPAKSSMIHDNCALEGYAERSVVFGGTAIGRFTKVKDSVVMPNVQIGRNVLVECAIIGEGAMIKDGAIIKGTPDQVVVIGPGETVLAKPAVRSQSSRLLKEVYDNTALRAGGMSS, encoded by the coding sequence ATGAGTAATAAACAATGCATTGCCATGCTACTTGCGGGAGGAGAGGGCCGCAGACTGTCTCCGCTCACCTCAAGTCAAGCAAAACCGGCGGTGCCGTTCGGCAGCCGTTATCGAATTATCGATTTTCCTCTCAGCAACTGCGTCAATTCCGGCATTGATACAATCGGCGTATTAACCCAATATGAAGCTGATTCGCTGCACAATCACATCGGAGACGGAACTGCCTGGGGCCTTGGAACCAAGGAAAATGGAGGTATCGCTTTACTCCCTTCTTATCAAACCGGTTCGGATGAATATTTAGGAACAGCTGATGCCATTTATAAAAATATGGAATACATCGACCGTCAAAATCCGGAAAACGTGCTGGTTCTGTCCGGCGACCATATTTATCATATGGACTACCGTCAAATGCTTGAAGCCCATTTGAAATCAGGAGCTCCTGCCACCATTTCCGTGATGCCTGTTCCTTGGGAGGAAGCACACCGTTTCGGCGTTATGGTGACGGACGATCAATATAGAATAACGGAGTTTGCAGAGAAACCCGAGAAACCGCAAAGCAATCTGGCTTCCATGGGCATTTATTTGTTCAAGTGGAGTTATCTGAAACAGCATTTGATCGAAGACGCCTCAGACGATAAGTCGAGTCATGACTTTGGTAAAGACGTAATTCCTAAAATGCTGGCAGGTGAAGCAACCCTGCAGGCTTATCCATTTAAAGGATATTGGAGAGACGTAGGTACGGTCGGCAGCTTATGGGAAGCCCATATGGATCTGCTTTGCGAAGAAAGCGATTGGAAGCTTCACAAAGAGGCATGGCCGATGTATACGAATGAGTCGGCATCCGATTTGAAAACATCCAAGCACAGCGGTATTCCTGCGAAAAGCTCGATGATTCACGACAACTGCGCGCTGGAAGGTTATGCAGAAAGATCCGTTGTCTTCGGCGGCACCGCGATCGGCAGATTTACGAAAGTGAAAGACAGCGTAGTCATGCCGAACGTACAAATCGGACGAAACGTGCTTGTGGAATGTGCCATTATTGGTGAAGGCGCCATGATCAAAGATGGAGCCATTATCAAAGGCACTCCGGATCAAGTCGTTGTGATCGGTCCGGGTGAAACGGTGCTGGCCAAACCAGCCGTCCGTTCCCAGTCTTCGAGATTGCTCAAAGAAGTTTATGACAATACGGCGCTGCGCGCTGGAGGAATGTCCTCTTAA
- a CDS encoding GNAT family N-acetyltransferase produces the protein MSSKQKFDLITASARFFTLVQASSDSVDNVRKLLIEAAEWMQEKGINQWRPEQFTEDEVRSYFSRRIVYIAFDGEKPAGMFTLQSSDPGYWKSMDDPNYYYLHRLTVSVPYRHCGLGQSFLDWTMDKTVKDGKKGLRLDCRRNNEVLNLYYQNQGFAYMGISEQQDHFANLYERPVPVTTEQDTRRDACTTKKAGSL, from the coding sequence ATGTCTTCTAAACAGAAGTTTGATTTGATTACGGCCTCCGCCAGATTTTTCACCTTGGTCCAGGCATCTTCCGACAGCGTGGACAACGTCCGCAAGCTGCTGATTGAAGCAGCCGAGTGGATGCAGGAGAAGGGGATTAACCAATGGAGACCCGAGCAGTTTACGGAAGACGAGGTTCGGTCATATTTCAGCAGACGAATTGTGTATATCGCATTCGACGGGGAGAAACCGGCAGGAATGTTTACCCTGCAGTCCTCGGACCCTGGTTATTGGAAGTCCATGGATGATCCGAATTATTATTATTTACACCGTTTGACGGTCAGCGTGCCTTACCGGCATTGTGGTCTGGGGCAGTCCTTCCTGGACTGGACAATGGACAAAACGGTCAAAGACGGCAAGAAGGGTTTGAGACTCGACTGCAGAAGGAACAATGAGGTGCTGAACCTGTATTATCAGAATCAAGGCTTTGCGTATATGGGGATTTCTGAACAACAAGATCATTTTGCCAATCTGTATGAACGACCAGTACCAGTAACAACCGAACAAGATACTCGCAGAGATGCTTGTACGACAAAAAAAGCCGGCTCTTTATAG
- a CDS encoding HAMP domain-containing sensor histidine kinase, with translation MIKKGIGRQIVMHYFIVVFVTLLLVEVIFMFAIRSYYYNSISTHLENYAAWASDYFQKYVKQNEEDELSYLPDMIQTFKLVNTEVEIVNGDGVVLTNSTDFQVDRPVQTSDVVQARAGNISKWIGRQPGTGELVMAVSSPLKVNGTNKFIIRYVTSLELVNEKLMNITLLSIVVGVIVLAVVLLFSMGLANSIVKPINNIQAVSSQMAKGNFDVRVKGDYAYELGELAATLNFMAQEIVRSNQIKDDFISSISHELRTPLTGIKGWSETLTMGGFDKEETEIGMKIISKETDRLIGLVEEMLDFSKLQQNEMKLVIGSVNITELLQEIMLNVWAKAEQKQIHLKLEGETEQPVMVSGDANRLKQVFLNIVDNAIKFSHENSIIYLLVSKAEETAAISVKDTGIGISEENLRRVKDRFFQVNHQGGGTGLGLAITQQLVELHKGTINMESELGTGTTVQVTLPLMKADSEHPDGSGDSAGSADADNIVSAEESARAAKDI, from the coding sequence ATGATCAAAAAAGGCATCGGCCGCCAGATCGTTATGCATTATTTCATCGTGGTGTTTGTGACACTGCTGCTTGTTGAAGTGATCTTTATGTTTGCGATCCGGTCTTATTATTACAACAGCATAAGCACTCATTTAGAGAATTACGCGGCCTGGGCTTCGGATTATTTCCAGAAATATGTCAAGCAGAATGAAGAAGACGAGCTGAGTTATTTGCCGGACATGATCCAGACCTTTAAGCTGGTGAATACCGAGGTTGAGATCGTGAACGGAGACGGTGTGGTGCTGACGAACAGCACCGATTTCCAGGTCGACAGGCCGGTACAGACCAGCGATGTGGTGCAGGCAAGGGCCGGGAACATCAGCAAATGGATCGGCAGGCAGCCGGGAACCGGAGAACTGGTTATGGCAGTCTCCAGCCCGCTGAAGGTCAACGGTACGAATAAATTTATCATCCGCTATGTGACCTCGCTGGAGCTGGTGAATGAGAAGCTGATGAATATTACGCTGCTGTCGATCGTCGTTGGGGTGATCGTTCTGGCGGTCGTGCTTCTGTTCAGCATGGGACTCGCCAATTCCATTGTGAAGCCGATCAATAATATCCAGGCCGTTTCTTCCCAAATGGCTAAGGGGAATTTTGACGTCAGGGTTAAGGGCGACTATGCTTACGAGCTTGGTGAGCTGGCCGCCACCCTAAACTTTATGGCCCAGGAGATTGTGCGGAGCAATCAGATCAAAGACGATTTCATTTCTTCGATTTCTCATGAGCTGCGGACGCCGCTGACCGGCATTAAAGGCTGGAGCGAGACGTTGACCATGGGCGGCTTCGATAAGGAAGAAACTGAGATCGGAATGAAGATCATTTCCAAAGAAACGGATCGTCTGATTGGTCTGGTGGAGGAAATGCTCGACTTCAGCAAGCTGCAGCAGAATGAGATGAAGCTGGTCATCGGAAGTGTTAACATCACCGAGCTGCTGCAGGAGATTATGCTGAATGTCTGGGCTAAAGCCGAGCAGAAGCAAATTCATCTGAAGCTGGAAGGGGAAACCGAGCAGCCTGTGATGGTGTCCGGGGATGCCAACCGGCTGAAGCAGGTTTTCCTGAATATCGTGGATAACGCGATCAAATTCTCGCATGAGAATTCGATCATTTACCTGTTGGTGTCCAAAGCAGAAGAGACGGCGGCCATCAGCGTGAAGGATACCGGGATCGGGATCAGTGAAGAGAATCTGCGCCGCGTCAAGGATCGTTTCTTCCAGGTGAATCATCAAGGCGGCGGAACCGGGCTTGGCCTGGCCATTACCCAGCAGCTCGTCGAGCTCCATAAAGGGACCATTAACATGGAAAGCGAGCTGGGCACAGGGACAACGGTTCAAGTGACGCTGCCGCTTATGAAGGCAGACTCGGAGCATCCTGATGGATCCGGTGATTCGGCTGGTTCTGCTGATGCTGATAATATCGTCAGTGCTGAGGAATCGGCGCGGGCAGCCAAAGACATCTAA
- a CDS encoding response regulator transcription factor, which translates to MSKVLILEDEESIRSFIVINLKRNGFDVLEAADGYEALSKLTTVPDIDIALLDVMVPGIDGFEVCRRVRETNERIGIIFLTAKVQEQDKVYALSVGADDHVSKPFSPTELIARIHSLLRRVNVYRESSAKVSFTSGPFSLDLISKQFKKNGQLLELTPTEFSLIQYFLEQENTPLSRDVLLDHVWGKDYMGDPKIVDVNIRRLRQKIESNPSEPEYLQTVWGHGYKWKGDSK; encoded by the coding sequence GTGAGTAAAGTATTGATATTGGAAGATGAAGAATCGATCCGCAGTTTTATCGTCATCAATCTGAAACGCAACGGATTTGATGTCCTGGAGGCGGCGGATGGCTATGAGGCGTTAAGCAAGCTGACTACGGTTCCGGACATTGACATCGCCTTGCTCGATGTCATGGTTCCGGGCATTGACGGGTTTGAAGTGTGCCGGAGAGTCCGGGAGACGAACGAACGGATCGGCATTATTTTTCTGACGGCCAAAGTGCAGGAGCAGGACAAGGTGTATGCCTTGTCTGTAGGCGCGGATGACCATGTCAGCAAGCCGTTCAGTCCAACCGAGCTGATTGCGAGAATTCATTCGCTGCTGCGGCGGGTGAACGTTTACCGGGAAAGCAGCGCCAAAGTATCGTTCACGTCGGGACCTTTTTCACTGGATCTGATCTCCAAGCAGTTTAAGAAAAACGGGCAGCTGCTGGAGCTGACGCCGACTGAATTTTCGCTTATTCAATATTTCCTCGAGCAGGAGAATACGCCGCTTAGCCGCGATGTGCTGCTCGATCATGTTTGGGGCAAGGATTATATGGGCGATCCAAAGATTGTGGACGTCAATATCCGCCGGCTCCGGCAGAAAATCGAAAGCAATCCATCCGAGCCTGAATACCTGCAGACGGTATGGGGTCACGGCTACAAATGGAAAGGCGATAGTAAATGA
- a CDS encoding FG-GAP repeat domain-containing protein, whose translation MERVMRLKGRNRLGLLLVCLLMFVLSGCNLDFDPKASMKAPQLTSDNESLKSVVNQYLAQLPSGGTLIRPNDDGTTSLIRVVDLNNDGHNEALIFYETPDDPVPIHGVVFVNNNGTWSPKAKIDGEGQVLESLRLADLTNDGKIDIIAGYSSGEQQVQKGLSVYSFTDGKLEKILVELPYTYYVVNDLNADGKTDLSIVYFKKNEFSNVTTYQYDGKSFEQLDQLDLDSNINGYYNMVTGKIASGGEQGIMLDVSLNAAGNSSYTLVITMKSGKLLQVLGQDQTYKDDRIPSGDVNGDGILEYGLLQKPAGWDGFSLEDIPWLYNYYQVDSEGKPVWEEFLGLPIPTDLIGKVTIDTKSIKNQYIKFVRTDNGHTVLEVKYFTLSQWDRNKADWKLLERTTDRVIGYRGLNTNAKTGWVEQ comes from the coding sequence ATGGAAAGAGTGATGCGGTTGAAAGGCAGAAACAGACTGGGCCTCTTGCTCGTATGTCTTCTAATGTTTGTCCTGAGCGGCTGTAATCTTGATTTTGATCCCAAAGCCTCCATGAAGGCTCCGCAGCTCACTTCCGACAATGAGTCGCTAAAGAGCGTGGTCAACCAATATCTGGCTCAGCTGCCCAGCGGCGGAACTTTGATACGTCCAAACGACGATGGCACGACCAGTTTAATCCGGGTTGTGGATTTGAACAACGATGGACATAATGAAGCGCTTATTTTCTATGAAACACCGGACGATCCCGTGCCGATTCACGGCGTTGTATTCGTCAACAATAACGGGACCTGGTCCCCTAAGGCAAAGATCGACGGAGAAGGGCAGGTTCTTGAATCGTTAAGGCTGGCCGATTTGACTAACGATGGAAAGATCGATATTATTGCCGGCTATTCAAGCGGTGAGCAGCAGGTACAGAAGGGGCTGTCTGTCTATTCTTTCACTGACGGCAAACTGGAGAAAATTCTGGTAGAGCTTCCTTACACGTATTATGTGGTTAACGATTTGAATGCGGACGGCAAAACGGACCTGTCCATCGTATATTTCAAGAAAAACGAGTTCTCTAACGTAACAACCTATCAATATGACGGGAAGTCCTTCGAGCAGCTCGATCAGCTGGATCTCGATTCCAACATTAACGGCTACTACAATATGGTGACTGGTAAAATAGCATCCGGCGGTGAACAGGGAATCATGCTTGATGTTTCATTAAACGCCGCAGGAAATTCATCTTATACCTTAGTAATCACCATGAAGAGCGGCAAGCTGCTTCAAGTGCTTGGCCAGGATCAAACCTACAAGGATGACCGTATTCCGAGTGGTGATGTGAATGGAGACGGTATTCTGGAATACGGGCTGCTTCAGAAGCCTGCAGGCTGGGACGGCTTCTCTCTGGAAGATATCCCTTGGTTGTATAATTATTATCAGGTGGATTCTGAAGGAAAGCCGGTATGGGAAGAATTCCTGGGTCTGCCGATTCCGACGGATCTGATTGGCAAGGTAACGATCGATACAAAGTCGATCAAGAATCAATACATTAAGTTTGTAAGAACGGACAACGGGCACACGGTGCTTGAAGTCAAATATTTCACCTTATCCCAATGGGATCGGAACAAAGCAGACTGGAAGCTGCTTGAACGCACCACCGACCGGGTGATCGGATACAGGGGGCTCAACACAAATGCCAAGACCGGCTGGGTTGAACAATAG
- a CDS encoding phosphonate ABC transporter ATP-binding protein → MYKVTGLTKHMSSEGKTILDHISMEFGEGEMIGIVGPSGSGKSTLLRCLALRTRWNEGTYTSQGESLISESGRASMKNKSQFAYLEQNPQLNPNKTAHKNVLIGQAGQTPWWRRLTGAVRSDDYMGAMDELERFGLLDKAKVPAGKLSGGEKQRIAICMALVHGASVITADEPVVGLDPHSADRVLQTLKSICQEQGKTVIAALPIELAERWCTRIWGVAEGKLVLDVAGRRLTSSEKKLI, encoded by the coding sequence ATGTATAAAGTTACAGGGTTGACCAAACATATGTCTTCAGAAGGAAAAACCATTCTCGATCATATTTCCATGGAATTCGGGGAAGGGGAAATGATCGGTATCGTCGGGCCGAGCGGCAGCGGTAAAAGTACTTTGCTGCGCTGTCTGGCTCTGCGCACCCGCTGGAATGAAGGCACTTATACCTCCCAGGGGGAGAGCTTGATTTCCGAAAGCGGCCGCGCTTCTATGAAAAATAAATCCCAGTTCGCTTATCTCGAACAGAATCCCCAGCTGAATCCGAACAAAACGGCTCACAAGAATGTGCTGATTGGCCAGGCCGGCCAGACGCCATGGTGGCGCCGCTTGACCGGTGCTGTCCGTTCCGACGATTATATGGGAGCGATGGACGAGCTGGAGCGGTTTGGTCTGCTGGATAAAGCAAAGGTTCCGGCAGGCAAGCTGAGCGGTGGAGAGAAGCAGCGTATCGCGATCTGCATGGCGCTTGTCCACGGCGCATCTGTCATTACGGCCGATGAACCGGTGGTTGGACTTGATCCTCATTCTGCCGATCGTGTGCTTCAAACGCTGAAATCGATTTGCCAGGAGCAGGGGAAAACGGTAATAGCGGCGCTGCCGATTGAATTGGCTGAACGATGGTGTACCCGAATCTGGGGTGTCGCCGAAGGCAAGCTGGTGCTTGATGTGGCAGGCAGAAGATTAACAAGCAGCGAGAAGAAGCTGATTTAG
- a CDS encoding MFS transporter yields the protein MSSRFSAIRSRFGQGGESYGPIAILISVVVVAGLSQGLLLPVLSIFMEQRGIPSSVNGFHAAALYIGSFAMSVMAERLLKASGFKKLLIGGLIAVTAALPLFPLTSNLSLWFVLRLIVGMGDSAINFAAQLWLLLVTPPNQRGRIISLYGMFYGLGFSFGPLGIKLLHFGHMAPFIVLSGLFLALVLVIIYRLKDTHPLRQEAHEEKGGRRYATVYAMAWFALIPALLYGYMEAGMSGTFPIYGLRIGLDSGEISTLLPFFGIGGLILQLPLGLLSDRIGRKKVLMAAGLLGGLLFFAVPLSGASFWPLLIIFMLAGGLVSSFFSLGLAFAADILPRASLPAANVVASFHFNAGSMVGPNISGALMETGLTSALFLLLGSGYILFALSGFLFKSSSSKSNTR from the coding sequence ATGTCATCAAGGTTTTCAGCCATCAGGTCCCGTTTTGGTCAAGGGGGAGAGTCTTACGGACCAATTGCGATTCTGATTTCAGTCGTAGTCGTAGCAGGATTAAGTCAAGGCTTGCTGCTTCCGGTTTTATCTATCTTTATGGAACAGAGAGGGATTCCCTCCTCAGTTAACGGCTTTCATGCCGCGGCTTTATATATAGGATCGTTTGCTATGTCGGTCATGGCAGAGCGTTTATTAAAGGCTTCCGGATTTAAAAAGCTCCTGATAGGCGGTTTGATCGCCGTCACCGCTGCGCTTCCTTTATTCCCGCTGACCTCAAACCTGTCGCTTTGGTTTGTGCTCCGCTTAATCGTCGGGATGGGGGACAGCGCCATCAATTTTGCGGCCCAGCTGTGGCTGCTGCTGGTGACGCCGCCGAACCAGCGTGGAAGGATCATCTCGCTTTACGGCATGTTCTACGGACTGGGCTTCAGCTTTGGTCCGCTTGGCATCAAGCTGCTGCATTTTGGCCATATGGCTCCGTTTATCGTTTTGTCCGGCCTGTTCCTTGCTTTGGTGCTGGTTATTATATACAGACTCAAGGATACTCATCCTCTCCGCCAGGAGGCCCATGAGGAGAAGGGAGGCAGAAGATACGCCACGGTATATGCGATGGCCTGGTTTGCGCTGATTCCTGCCTTGCTGTACGGCTATATGGAAGCGGGCATGAGCGGCACTTTCCCGATATATGGCCTGCGGATCGGCCTCGATTCGGGAGAGATTTCGACGCTGCTGCCCTTCTTCGGGATCGGCGGCCTGATTCTTCAGCTGCCGCTTGGGCTGCTCAGTGACCGGATCGGACGGAAAAAGGTGCTGATGGCCGCCGGGCTCCTCGGCGGTCTGCTGTTCTTTGCCGTTCCGCTTAGCGGGGCCTCCTTCTGGCCGCTGCTTATTATTTTTATGCTGGCCGGAGGGCTGGTCAGTTCGTTCTTCTCTTTGGGGCTGGCTTTTGCAGCGGACATTCTGCCCCGTGCCTCGCTGCCGGCTGCCAACGTGGTCGCTTCGTTCCATTTTAACGCAGGAAGTATGGTTGGCCCTAACATCAGCGGCGCGCTGATGGAAACAGGGCTTACGAGCGCGCTGTTCCTGCTGCTGGGCTCGGGATATATTTTGTTTGCCTTATCCGGGTTCCTGTTCAAAAGCAGCTCGTCTAAAAGTAATACGAGATAA
- a CDS encoding ArsR/SmtB family transcription factor, whose translation MSYKVRVDVSSIYEFLNSFIIYSSSRWINNLDLGHEWVAESRAKLTRQEAELLDEVSGWPFGNVDLLLGWAVQRKPKMRIPDFLDYLEHGDAEDVHGQVLKLMPNLKPDTIEFVRTRYIPLLRIWYERYFKHIEQEHEHYLREDALEKKTLESKMEPVDLIEISTSGILVGEHLPIEEVVLLPTLHLRPLNTYCFFDRLLMLQYPVDFPEKEGQPPNILLRLTRALADPKRLNLLRFISECGPLSLSEMKERLPELSDQLTHHLMRLRVAGLLHIHLEVNQQENQHETYSLREDGIADLQIFLESYIQV comes from the coding sequence ATGTCCTACAAAGTAAGGGTGGACGTATCTTCGATCTACGAATTCCTGAACAGCTTTATCATTTACAGCAGCTCCCGCTGGATCAACAATCTGGACCTGGGACATGAGTGGGTGGCGGAATCAAGAGCCAAACTGACCCGTCAGGAAGCTGAGCTGCTTGATGAAGTCTCGGGCTGGCCCTTTGGGAATGTGGACCTTCTGCTGGGCTGGGCCGTTCAGAGGAAGCCGAAGATGCGAATCCCTGATTTTCTGGATTATCTGGAGCATGGGGACGCCGAGGACGTTCACGGTCAGGTTTTGAAGCTGATGCCCAATCTGAAACCTGACACCATCGAGTTTGTCCGAACCCGGTATATCCCGCTTCTGCGCATTTGGTATGAACGATATTTTAAACATATAGAACAAGAGCACGAACACTATTTGCGGGAAGACGCTCTTGAGAAGAAGACCCTGGAAAGCAAAATGGAGCCCGTTGATTTAATCGAGATTTCCACCAGTGGTATTCTGGTTGGCGAACACCTTCCTATCGAAGAGGTTGTTCTGCTGCCAACGCTTCATCTTAGACCTTTAAATACATATTGTTTCTTTGACCGATTGTTGATGCTGCAGTACCCGGTAGATTTTCCGGAAAAAGAAGGACAGCCTCCGAACATTCTGCTTCGTCTTACCCGGGCGCTCGCCGATCCAAAGCGGCTGAACCTGCTCCGGTTCATTTCCGAATGTGGTCCGCTTTCGCTTTCAGAAATGAAAGAACGTTTGCCCGAGCTGTCCGATCAGCTGACTCATCACCTGATGCGGCTCCGGGTCGCCGGTTTGCTGCACATCCATCTGGAAGTCAACCAGCAGGAGAATCAGCACGAAACTTACAGCCTGCGTGAAGACGGAATAGCGGATCTCCAGATTTTTCTTGAATCTTATATTCAGGTATAA
- a CDS encoding HAD family hydrolase, with product MNPRLHQHIIFDLDDTLIYCNKYFEAVLDEFTRLLRTLLGKDQLTAEEIRAKQVEIDVAGVQQVGFASHHFPESMVETYRYFATLLGHRVSQIEEARITKLGSSVYEQLVEPYPGMIETLDVLKAQGHDLYLYTGGETAIQQRKIDQMKLDVYFEDRIYIRQHKNVEALEEILSTHSFDRSRTWMIGNSLRTDIEPAIKAGINCIYLKQPDEWVYNIIELKPAKDTTMYTITSLEQVPEVIAENIAIKHKRTL from the coding sequence ATGAACCCGCGTTTACATCAGCACATTATATTTGATTTAGATGACACACTGATTTATTGCAACAAATATTTTGAAGCCGTTCTGGATGAGTTCACCCGCCTGCTTCGCACCCTGCTCGGCAAAGATCAGCTGACTGCGGAAGAGATTCGGGCCAAACAAGTCGAGATCGACGTAGCCGGCGTCCAACAGGTAGGCTTTGCCAGCCATCATTTTCCGGAATCCATGGTTGAAACGTACCGGTATTTCGCAACACTGCTCGGCCACCGGGTCAGTCAGATTGAAGAAGCGCGAATTACCAAACTTGGCTCAAGCGTGTACGAGCAGCTTGTTGAACCTTATCCCGGCATGATCGAAACGTTGGATGTGCTTAAAGCCCAGGGGCACGACTTGTACCTCTATACAGGCGGCGAAACTGCGATCCAGCAGCGCAAGATCGACCAGATGAAACTTGATGTTTATTTCGAAGACCGGATCTATATCCGGCAGCATAAAAATGTAGAGGCACTGGAGGAAATACTGTCCACCCACTCGTTTGACCGCAGCCGGACCTGGATGATCGGCAACAGTCTCCGTACCGATATCGAACCGGCCATCAAAGCAGGCATCAACTGCATTTATTTAAAACAGCCGGACGAATGGGTGTATAACATTATCGAATTAAAACCGGCCAAAGACACAACCATGTACACCATTACTTCCTTGGAGCAAGTGCCGGAAGTCATTGCCGAGAATATCGCCATCAAACATAAACGGACCCTTTAA